The DNA region GACAGGCACCCAGgtgctcctcctcgtcgtgTCCGAAACTGGCCTCGTCTATACATTCACGACGCCGAAGCTCCAGCCTCTGGTTACCAAGTCTGAGGGCAAGAATCTGATCCAGGTAAGACATGAGCTTGGGAGCCGGGCAGGATGCACGCGTCGCGTGAACTGTCGCATCATGGCCATGGATCTTTGCTGACATGCTGTTGTAGGCCTGCTTGAACGCGCCAGAGCCTTCTAGCAGCGCTGAGAATGGTGTCGACGAAGCTAATGCCGTCGACTCCCCCGAGGAGCCGCCCAGcaaccatcttcctcctcagcagggaCGACCTGGAATGCAGCAGCCTCACGCCATGCCTCCCAACTACATGCCCGTTGGTGGGATGGACCCCAGCGCGATGGCCTATCAGAACTACGTGAGCCAACAGCGCGGCGGCCAATACATGCCGCAATCCGGTCTGCAACAGCACGCTGGTCACCAGTCATAACCGTCCCGGCCGAGTTTTGTCATGACTTTACCTTACGTATCTCAATACCCAGCAATTAATGCACCTGTGTAAACGTCCAGTTTCACATTCGACATCATCACGATGAGGCCACACATTTGACGAGGATTATCTGGTTCGGCGTTTGATTGGGGCATGTCCATTACCTACTTCCGTATTTTATACCTCTTGCTTTTCGGCGGTGTTTTGCCGGGATTTCGTTTCTGCtgacaccacctccccctggttgtttttgttggacATCTGGTGCGCTCAACCCGTCCAGATATCGGTGCGGTCAGCTCTTGGTTTTTGAACACATATGGGTTCTGGTTTCGCCTGACAGACCCAGACCCTTTGTGCTGTGTGCGTGGCGCTTTAAAGGTGGTGGGTTCGAGAGAAAAGCGTGGCGGGCAAGGGATTATAGACCGAAAATGTCTTTGGCACTCGGGATCCTGGGAGGTTGGGTCTGCGCATGGCGGCGTCGGCTTGGttttcaattttttttttcaagacAACTTGCCTTGTCAAGTTCTGCCTGGTGGTTTGCCGTCGTTCTTGAGACTCTTTCTGGTTCTTTTTTGGCGAAGGGTTGGGTGGACACGCAACGTACTTGGAGCACGACATATGAGCAGAAAAGGCTTATGATCTGAAAGAATTGGGAACGGTTCGGCCAGCATAAGAACAGC from Podospora pseudoanserina strain CBS 124.78 chromosome 1, whole genome shotgun sequence includes:
- the MCM1 gene encoding transcription factor of the MADS box (COG:K; EggNog:ENOG503P1RD), yielding MADITDQHDQTTPTELDDVHSVGNGNSVAGESRGIKRARPSTADDDDDDDEKGGRERRKIEIKFISDKSRRHITFSKRKAGIMKKAYELSVLTGTQVLLLVVSETGLVYTFTTPKLQPLVTKSEGKNLIQACLNAPEPSSSAENGVDEANAVDSPEEPPSNHLPPQQGRPGMQQPHAMPPNYMPVGGMDPSAMAYQNYVSQQRGGQYMPQSGLQQHAGHQS